The Blastomonas fulva genome contains a region encoding:
- a CDS encoding trimeric intracellular cation channel family protein has protein sequence MATPLPPAIDLGTILGALDLFGIAVFAASGALAAAAKRQTFVTFTFFALVTGVGGGTVRDLLIGAPVFWIVNSGVLVVVLAVSALLWVTPQHWWQGRMLDWFDAVGLGAYGVFGAAKAMQFGVDPLPAVMMGVITACVGGIIRDVLAGEPSIILRPELYVTAAALASGLYVGLRLTGLDTEYAAIIGAVAGFVLRGLAIRYNIALPAYRGNG, from the coding sequence ATGGCTACCCCTTTGCCCCCCGCAATCGACCTCGGCACCATATTGGGTGCGCTGGACCTGTTCGGAATCGCGGTATTTGCCGCCTCGGGCGCGCTGGCTGCGGCGGCAAAGCGGCAGACATTCGTCACCTTCACCTTTTTCGCGCTGGTCACCGGGGTCGGCGGCGGCACGGTGCGCGATCTGCTGATCGGCGCGCCGGTGTTCTGGATCGTCAATTCGGGCGTGCTGGTGGTGGTGCTGGCGGTGTCCGCTTTGTTGTGGGTCACTCCGCAGCATTGGTGGCAGGGGCGGATGCTCGACTGGTTCGATGCGGTGGGGCTGGGTGCCTATGGCGTGTTCGGCGCGGCCAAGGCGATGCAGTTCGGGGTCGACCCGCTGCCTGCGGTCATGATGGGGGTGATCACCGCGTGCGTCGGCGGGATCATCCGCGATGTGCTGGCGGGCGAACCCTCGATCATCCTGCGGCCCGAGCTCTACGTCACCGCTGCAGCCTTGGCATCGGGCCTGTATGTCGGGCTGCGGCTCACAGGGCTGGACACGGAATATGCCGCGATCATCGGTGCGGTGGCGGGTTTTGTGCTGCGCGGCCTTGCGATCCGCTACAACATCGCGCTGCCCGCCTATCGCGGCAACGGTTGA
- a CDS encoding glycine--tRNA ligase subunit alpha, which translates to MILTLHSFWSRHGCLILQPYDMPMGAGTFHTATTLRALGPDPWNAAFVQPCRRPTDGRYGENPNRLQHYYQYQVILKPSPGDIQQLYLDSLTAIGVDPLLHDIRFVEDDWESPTLGAWGLGWEVWCDGMEVTQFTYFQQMGGFDCKPVAGELTYGLERLAMYIQGKDSVYDLDFNGNGVTYGDVFLENEKQMSAWNFEVANTESLFDAFRKAVAECENCLEAKLPIPAYEQAIQASHVFNLLQARGVISVAERQAYMGRVRDLAKGSCQAWMEKNGWAA; encoded by the coding sequence ATGATCCTGACCCTGCACAGCTTCTGGAGCCGTCATGGCTGCCTGATATTGCAGCCTTATGACATGCCCATGGGCGCAGGGACGTTCCACACCGCGACCACTTTGCGCGCGCTGGGCCCGGATCCGTGGAATGCGGCGTTCGTCCAGCCCTGCCGCCGCCCGACCGATGGCCGCTATGGCGAGAACCCCAACCGGCTGCAGCATTATTACCAGTATCAGGTGATCCTCAAGCCATCGCCCGGCGACATCCAGCAGCTCTATCTCGACAGCCTGACCGCGATCGGCGTCGATCCGCTGCTGCACGACATCCGCTTTGTCGAGGACGACTGGGAAAGCCCGACGCTTGGCGCTTGGGGGCTGGGCTGGGAGGTCTGGTGCGACGGCATGGAGGTGACGCAGTTCACCTATTTCCAGCAGATGGGCGGCTTCGACTGCAAGCCTGTCGCGGGCGAGCTGACCTACGGGCTCGAGCGGCTGGCGATGTACATCCAGGGCAAGGACAGCGTCTACGACCTCGATTTCAACGGTAACGGCGTGACGTATGGCGACGTGTTCCTGGAAAACGAAAAGCAGATGAGCGCGTGGAATTTCGAGGTGGCGAACACCGAGAGCCTGTTCGACGCGTTCCGCAAGGCAGTCGCCGAGTGCGAGAACTGCCTCGAGGCCAAGCTGCCGATCCCGGCCTATGAGCAGGCGATCCAGGCGAGCCATGTCTTCAACCTGCTGCAGGCGCGCGGGGTGATCTCGGTCGCCGAACGCCAGGCCTATATGGGCCGCGTCCGCGATCTCGCGAAGGGCAGCTGCCAGGCGTGGATGGAGAAGAACGGGTGGGCGGCGTGA
- a CDS encoding Lrp/AsnC family transcriptional regulator — translation MTELEPEDIRILRALQDNGRITNAELAETVGMSASPCWRRVRRLEADGVIRGYSARLSRRSLGLGVLAYVSVEIADHNDALTRAFEDAVAGLDEVIACHQVTGGADYILTVVSQDLDSYADFANKRLRPIAGIKSISTSFVLKEAKPQSGLPV, via the coding sequence ATGACCGAACTGGAACCGGAAGATATCCGTATCCTGCGCGCGTTGCAGGACAATGGCCGCATCACCAATGCGGAGCTCGCCGAAACCGTGGGCATGTCGGCCTCGCCGTGCTGGCGGCGGGTGCGCAGGCTGGAGGCGGACGGCGTGATCCGCGGCTATTCCGCACGGCTCAGCCGCCGATCCCTGGGGCTGGGCGTGCTCGCTTATGTCAGCGTCGAAATCGCCGACCATAACGACGCGCTGACCCGTGCGTTCGAGGACGCGGTCGCGGGGCTGGACGAGGTCATCGCCTGCCACCAGGTCACCGGCGGCGCGGACTATATCCTCACCGTCGTCAGCCAGGATCTCGACAGCTACGCCGATTTCGCCAACAAGCGGCTGCGCCCGATCGCAGGGATCAAGTCGATCAGCACCAGCTTCGTGCTCAAAGAGGCCAAGCCGCAGTCGGGGCTTCCGGTCTAG
- a CDS encoding epoxide hydrolase family protein: MTKPRPFHIDIPQGQLDDLRQRILAARWPEKETVDDWDQGIPLAVVQDYAAYWADGYDWRACEAALNAYPQFLIELDGVDIHFLHIRSAHEGARPLIMTHGWPGSVMEFMAVIEPLTNPVDPADAFHLVIPSLPGFGFSGKPTETGWSITKIAKVWNDLMLALGYERYFAQGGDWGSGVTLEIARQNLGACAGVHSNMVLALPDPATMAELSDLEKRAAARMQYYQEKESGYSAIQKTRPQTIGYALADSAVGQMAWILEKFRNWSDCDDTFSGFSRDALLDTITLYWLTNSAASSARLYWHSFSNMGFDPVSVAMGGTIFPKELFQTSRRWAEKRFSNIIYWNEVDHGGHFAALEVPQIFVEEVRACFRNAAL, from the coding sequence ATGACCAAGCCACGTCCGTTCCACATCGATATCCCCCAGGGCCAGCTCGACGATCTGAGGCAGCGCATTCTGGCGGCGCGCTGGCCCGAAAAGGAGACGGTGGACGACTGGGATCAGGGCATCCCGCTGGCCGTGGTGCAGGATTATGCAGCCTATTGGGCGGACGGCTATGATTGGCGCGCCTGCGAGGCGGCGCTCAACGCCTATCCGCAGTTTCTGATCGAATTGGACGGCGTCGACATCCATTTCCTCCATATCCGCTCAGCCCATGAGGGCGCGCGGCCGCTGATCATGACGCATGGCTGGCCGGGATCGGTGATGGAATTCATGGCGGTGATCGAGCCGCTGACCAACCCGGTGGACCCGGCGGACGCGTTCCACCTTGTCATCCCCTCGCTTCCCGGCTTCGGCTTTTCGGGCAAGCCCACCGAGACGGGCTGGTCGATCACCAAGATCGCCAAGGTGTGGAACGACCTGATGCTGGCTTTGGGTTATGAGCGCTATTTCGCGCAAGGCGGCGACTGGGGATCGGGCGTGACGCTGGAGATCGCGCGGCAAAATCTGGGCGCGTGCGCAGGCGTGCATTCGAACATGGTGCTGGCGCTGCCTGACCCTGCGACGATGGCGGAGCTGAGCGATCTGGAAAAGCGCGCGGCGGCGCGGATGCAATATTATCAGGAGAAGGAAAGCGGCTATTCGGCGATCCAGAAGACGCGGCCGCAGACCATCGGCTATGCGCTCGCCGATTCCGCGGTGGGCCAGATGGCCTGGATCCTCGAGAAATTCCGCAACTGGTCGGATTGCGACGACACGTTTTCGGGCTTCAGCCGCGATGCATTGCTCGACACGATCACCTTGTACTGGCTGACCAACTCGGCAGCCTCCTCGGCGCGGCTCTACTGGCACAGCTTCTCGAACATGGGGTTCGACCCGGTCAGCGTGGCGATGGGCGGGACAATCTTCCCCAAGGAGCTGTTCCAGACCTCGCGCCGCTGGGCGGAAAAGCGCTTCAGCAACATCATCTACTGGAACGAGGTCGATCACGGCGGACATTTTGCCGCGCTTGAGGTGCCGCAGATCTTCGTGGAAGAAGTCCGCGCCTGCTTCCGCAACGCTGCGCTCTGA
- the glyS gene encoding glycine--tRNA ligase subunit beta, which translates to MTDFLLELLSEEIPARMQGKARADLEKLFANQLAAAGLKAQSLQTFSTPRRLALIARGLPETTQAVSEELKGPPADAPDAAVDGFLRKAGLTRDALETRDVKGRATLFAVIEKPGRATAEVLADAIPAIIRAFPWPKSMRWGTASQTTESLRWVRPLQGIIALLGGYVVPCEVDGLVAGDSTVGHRFHHKGAVTISGVDDYASALRAAHVIVDHDERASIIRDGAAKAARDAGYVLVEDEGLVIENAGLTEWPVPLLGRYDPEFLEVPPEVIQLTTRINQKYFVVRDAAGALAPAFVCTANISAHDGGKAIVAGNEKVLAARLSDARFFWELDQKKTLAQHSEKLANIVFHEKLGTVADKVERVAKLARWLCEEGIVKGDAALAEQAARLCKADLVTEMVGEFPELQGLMGGYYAAKEGLDPQVAAAIRDHYKPVGQGDDVPTAPVTVAVSLADKLDSLACFFSINELPTGSKDPFALRRSAIAVSNLIFSNHLRCSVHSMIAAAVAPATKMPAVATLAREFEAAASQSVDRPLAMTFDQDVAVTLVAFFIDRLKVQQREAGVRHDLIDAVFALGGEDDLVRLLARVHALQAFVETGEGGNLLAGYKRAANILKKEGRGDASATVHTPETGGGIAQTGEEDPLSMVEDPGVALAVAEMAQPGSGLPYDPEPAEIALIEALDKAEPLAALAIHGEDFEGAMAALAVLRAPIDAFFDDVTVNDADPDKRTARLNLLARFRAAVHRVADFSKIEG; encoded by the coding sequence GTGACCGATTTCCTGCTCGAACTGCTCTCCGAAGAAATCCCTGCGCGGATGCAGGGCAAGGCGCGCGCCGATCTCGAGAAATTGTTCGCCAACCAGCTCGCCGCAGCCGGCCTCAAGGCTCAGAGCCTGCAGACCTTTTCGACCCCGCGCCGCCTCGCATTGATCGCGCGCGGCCTGCCCGAAACGACGCAAGCCGTGTCCGAGGAGCTCAAGGGCCCGCCCGCCGATGCGCCCGATGCCGCGGTCGATGGCTTTTTGCGCAAGGCCGGGCTGACCCGCGACGCGCTCGAGACCCGCGACGTCAAGGGCCGCGCGACCCTGTTCGCTGTGATCGAAAAGCCCGGCCGCGCCACCGCCGAGGTGCTGGCCGACGCGATCCCCGCGATCATCCGCGCCTTCCCCTGGCCCAAGTCGATGCGCTGGGGCACCGCGAGCCAGACCACGGAATCGCTGCGCTGGGTGCGTCCGCTGCAGGGCATCATCGCGCTGCTCGGCGGCTATGTCGTGCCGTGCGAGGTCGATGGGCTGGTCGCGGGCGACAGCACGGTCGGCCACCGCTTCCACCACAAAGGCGCGGTGACGATTTCGGGAGTCGATGATTACGCCAGCGCACTGCGTGCGGCGCACGTCATCGTCGATCATGACGAGCGCGCGAGCATCATCCGCGACGGCGCGGCCAAGGCTGCGCGCGACGCCGGGTATGTTCTGGTCGAGGACGAGGGGCTGGTGATCGAGAACGCCGGGCTCACCGAATGGCCGGTGCCGCTGCTGGGCCGTTATGACCCGGAGTTTCTTGAGGTCCCGCCTGAAGTCATCCAGCTAACCACCCGGATCAACCAGAAATATTTCGTCGTGCGCGATGCTGCAGGTGCGCTTGCGCCTGCGTTCGTCTGCACTGCGAACATCTCGGCGCACGATGGCGGCAAGGCGATCGTCGCGGGCAACGAGAAGGTGCTCGCAGCGCGATTGAGCGATGCGCGGTTCTTCTGGGAACTCGACCAGAAGAAGACGCTCGCGCAGCATTCGGAAAAGCTGGCCAACATCGTCTTCCACGAGAAGCTGGGCACCGTCGCCGACAAGGTCGAGCGCGTCGCCAAGCTGGCGCGGTGGTTGTGCGAAGAGGGGATCGTCAAGGGCGACGCGGCGCTCGCCGAACAGGCCGCGCGCCTGTGCAAGGCCGATCTCGTCACCGAGATGGTCGGAGAATTTCCCGAACTTCAGGGGCTTATGGGCGGTTATTACGCGGCCAAGGAAGGTCTCGACCCGCAAGTAGCCGCCGCCATCCGCGACCATTACAAGCCGGTCGGCCAAGGCGATGACGTGCCGACTGCGCCGGTGACGGTGGCGGTGAGCCTGGCGGACAAGCTGGACAGCCTTGCCTGCTTCTTCAGCATCAACGAGTTGCCGACAGGTTCCAAAGACCCGTTTGCATTGAGGCGTTCAGCGATTGCTGTGTCCAACCTGATCTTCTCAAATCACTTGCGCTGCTCGGTTCATTCGATGATCGCCGCTGCAGTTGCACCGGCGACAAAAATGCCAGCTGTCGCAACTCTCGCCCGAGAGTTCGAGGCTGCAGCATCTCAATCTGTTGATCGTCCGCTTGCGATGACGTTCGATCAGGATGTTGCTGTGACTTTGGTTGCCTTTTTTATCGACCGCCTCAAGGTCCAGCAGCGCGAAGCCGGGGTCCGGCACGACCTGATCGACGCGGTGTTTGCGCTGGGCGGCGAGGACGATCTCGTCCGCCTGCTCGCGCGCGTCCATGCGCTCCAAGCCTTTGTCGAGACGGGCGAGGGTGGCAATCTGCTCGCGGGGTACAAGCGCGCGGCGAATATCCTCAAGAAAGAGGGACGAGGCGATGCGAGCGCGACGGTCCACACGCCGGAAACCGGTGGCGGCATTGCGCAGACCGGTGAGGAAGATCCGCTGTCGATGGTCGAGGATCCGGGGGTCGCGCTGGCCGTTGCGGAAATGGCGCAGCCCGGCTCCGGGCTGCCCTATGATCCCGAACCGGCGGAGATCGCGCTGATCGAAGCGCTCGATAAAGCCGAGCCGCTCGCCGCGCTCGCAATCCATGGCGAGGATTTCGAAGGCGCGATGGCGGCGCTCGCGGTGCTGCGCGCACCGATCGATGCGTTCTTTGACGACGTGACCGTCAACGATGCCGACCCCGACAAGCGCACCGCGCGGCTGAACCTGCTGGCGCGGTTCCGCGCTGCGGTTCACCGGGTTGCCGATTTTTCGAAGATCGAGGGATAA
- the phhA gene encoding phenylalanine 4-monooxygenase translates to MESLLIRPDAVDFSTIPQVPEGTCVAPLQRPAHLGEDWLEPQQRVYTAEEHGIWDDLFAQQMDVLPGRAASSFLAGLKRLDLGRGGVPDFGALSEELQPITGWSVVPVPMLIPDHVFFYHLANRRFPAGNFIRTRAQFDYISEPDVFHDVFGHVPMLTDPIYADYMQEYGRAGWKALAYNRLKALSALYWYTVEFGLIREAEGIRAYGAGILSGPLEAKFSVEGQSPNRVHLEVDRVMRTDYVISDMQPTYFVIDSFEELYRKTVERNFDDLYRGLNPGFTYSNQAVLGGDKVYHLGSQEYANRGGQGSGAKPV, encoded by the coding sequence ATGGAAAGCCTTCTCATCCGGCCCGACGCGGTCGACTTCTCCACCATTCCGCAGGTGCCCGAAGGCACCTGTGTCGCACCGCTGCAGCGGCCTGCGCATCTGGGCGAGGATTGGCTTGAACCGCAGCAGCGGGTCTACACCGCCGAGGAGCACGGCATCTGGGACGATCTGTTCGCGCAGCAGATGGACGTGCTGCCCGGCCGCGCGGCAAGCAGCTTCTTGGCGGGGCTGAAGCGGCTCGATCTGGGGCGCGGCGGCGTTCCCGACTTCGGCGCACTCAGCGAGGAGCTGCAGCCGATCACCGGCTGGTCGGTGGTGCCGGTGCCGATGCTGATCCCCGATCATGTGTTTTTCTATCACCTCGCCAACCGGCGCTTCCCGGCGGGCAATTTCATCCGCACCCGCGCGCAGTTCGATTATATCTCCGAGCCCGACGTGTTCCACGACGTGTTCGGCCATGTGCCGATGCTGACCGACCCGATCTATGCCGATTACATGCAGGAATATGGCCGCGCGGGCTGGAAGGCGCTGGCATACAACCGCCTGAAGGCGCTTTCGGCGCTGTACTGGTACACGGTCGAATTCGGGCTGATCCGCGAGGCCGAGGGTATCCGGGCCTATGGCGCAGGCATCCTGTCAGGGCCGCTCGAGGCGAAATTCTCGGTGGAAGGGCAATCGCCCAACCGCGTGCATCTCGAAGTCGACCGGGTGATGCGCACCGATTATGTCATCTCGGACATGCAGCCGACCTATTTCGTGATCGACAGTTTCGAGGAACTCTACCGCAAGACCGTCGAGCGCAATTTCGACGATCTGTATCGCGGGCTCAACCCGGGCTTCACATACTCCAACCAGGCGGTGTTGGGCGGCGACAAGGTCTATCACCTGGGCAGCCAGGAATACGCCAATCGGGGCGGGCAGGGGTCTGGCGCCAAGCCGGTGTGA
- a CDS encoding molybdopterin oxidoreductase family protein, with the protein MADESATSIHARTCHLCEANCGVLVEVQGRTVVSIRGNPDHVLSRGHICPKATALADLQDDPDRLRRPVKRVGDSWQEISWDTAFAEIGARMAEVMAGGGQPAMYMGNPNAHNYATGTQTGVLRKAMKLRTLYSASTLDQIPHQLIQMWMYGHNALFPIPDVDRTRFMLIIGGNPLASNGSVWTVPDVKKRLKAVQKRGGQVVVIDPRRTETAKIADAHHFIRPGTDTALLLALLKALDEAGLVKPGRLEPMLDEGWAAAWAAIRGFDVARLAAHCGIAETVIRDLAATLGSGDPAIVYGRMGVSVTEAGALNLWLIQLLNIATGNLDREGGVMFSSPVVDLVAGAGPGTYDRFRSRIGDRPEVISEFPSALLPQEIATSGEGQIKALVVLSGNPVLSAPGAWGEALPLLDLMVSVDMYVTATSAHAHYILPPCGPLEKDHYPLLLGPIAIRNYADYSAATLPMEEGAKADWEIVAEMARAILHARGEAVPNIVPPRTVLASMLARSDYDVTLEELEANPNGRDFGPHVQRLPERLQTPDKRIACAPALCLEALEQWRKALAETPADSLLLIGRRHVRNNNSWLHNSPRLAKGPNRCTAMIHPDDAVAHGVTDGDLVRITSRVGSVEVAAEISEDVMPGVISIPHGFGHDKPGTRLSVAGRRPGVSLNDLTDPQAMDPISGNAVLNGTPVTLERVREAVAAE; encoded by the coding sequence ATGGCGGACGAATCGGCCACCAGCATTCACGCGCGCACCTGCCATCTGTGCGAGGCCAATTGCGGCGTGCTGGTCGAGGTGCAGGGGCGCACCGTCGTCTCGATCCGCGGCAATCCCGATCATGTGCTCAGCCGCGGCCATATCTGCCCCAAGGCGACCGCGCTCGCGGATCTGCAGGACGACCCAGACCGGCTGCGCCGTCCGGTCAAGCGCGTGGGCGACAGCTGGCAGGAGATCAGTTGGGATACCGCCTTTGCCGAGATCGGTGCGCGGATGGCCGAGGTGATGGCAGGCGGCGGACAGCCCGCGATGTACATGGGCAACCCCAATGCCCACAATTACGCCACGGGCACGCAGACCGGCGTTCTGCGCAAGGCGATGAAGCTGCGCACGCTGTATTCGGCTTCGACGCTCGACCAGATCCCGCACCAATTGATCCAGATGTGGATGTACGGCCACAACGCGCTGTTCCCGATCCCCGACGTCGACCGCACCCGGTTCATGCTGATCATCGGCGGCAACCCGCTTGCCAGCAACGGCAGCGTGTGGACCGTCCCCGATGTGAAGAAGCGGCTGAAAGCGGTGCAGAAACGCGGCGGGCAGGTGGTGGTGATCGATCCGCGCCGCACAGAGACCGCCAAGATCGCCGACGCGCACCATTTCATCCGCCCCGGCACCGACACCGCCTTGCTGCTCGCCCTGCTCAAGGCGCTCGACGAGGCGGGGCTGGTCAAGCCCGGCAGGCTCGAGCCGATGCTCGACGAGGGCTGGGCGGCGGCCTGGGCTGCGATCCGCGGCTTCGATGTCGCCCGCCTCGCGGCGCATTGCGGCATTGCCGAGACAGTGATCCGCGATCTGGCAGCGACCCTGGGCAGTGGCGATCCGGCCATCGTCTATGGCCGCATGGGGGTTTCGGTCACCGAGGCGGGGGCGCTCAACCTGTGGCTGATCCAGCTGCTCAATATCGCGACCGGCAATCTGGACCGCGAGGGCGGGGTGATGTTCTCGTCCCCCGTGGTTGATCTGGTGGCGGGCGCTGGCCCCGGGACCTACGACCGCTTCCGCTCGCGCATCGGCGACCGGCCCGAGGTGATCAGCGAATTCCCGTCCGCGCTGCTGCCGCAGGAGATTGCGACGTCGGGCGAGGGGCAGATCAAGGCTCTGGTGGTGCTCTCGGGCAATCCGGTGCTTTCGGCGCCCGGCGCGTGGGGAGAGGCGCTGCCGCTGCTCGACCTGATGGTGTCGGTGGACATGTACGTGACCGCCACCAGCGCGCACGCGCACTACATTCTGCCGCCTTGCGGTCCGCTCGAAAAGGATCACTATCCGCTGTTGCTCGGCCCGATCGCGATCCGCAATTATGCCGATTACTCGGCTGCGACGCTGCCTATGGAGGAAGGAGCCAAAGCGGACTGGGAGATCGTCGCCGAGATGGCGCGCGCGATCCTGCACGCCCGCGGCGAGGCGGTGCCCAACATCGTGCCCCCGCGCACCGTGCTCGCCTCGATGCTCGCGCGATCGGATTACGACGTGACACTCGAGGAGCTCGAGGCGAACCCCAATGGCAGGGATTTCGGTCCACACGTCCAGCGGCTGCCTGAGCGCCTGCAGACACCAGACAAGCGCATCGCCTGCGCGCCGGCATTGTGCCTGGAGGCGCTTGAACAGTGGCGCAAGGCGCTTGCCGAAACCCCGGCGGACTCCCTGCTGCTGATCGGGCGGCGGCATGTGCGCAACAACAACAGCTGGCTGCACAATTCGCCAAGGCTGGCCAAGGGGCCCAATCGCTGCACGGCGATGATCCACCCCGATGATGCCGTGGCGCATGGTGTCACCGATGGCGATCTGGTGCGGATCACCAGCCGCGTCGGATCGGTCGAGGTTGCCGCCGAGATCAGCGAGGATGTGATGCCGGGGGTGATCTCGATTCCGCACGGTTTCGGGCATGACAAGCCGGGGACGCGGCTTTCGGTCGCGGGTCGGCGCCCCGGCGTGTCGCTCAACGACCTCACCGACCCGCAAGCAATGGACCCAATTTCGGGCAATGCGGTGCTCAATGGAACGCCGGTGACGCTGGAGCGGGTGCGCGAAGCGGTGGCGGCGGAGTAG
- a CDS encoding helix-turn-helix transcriptional regulator: MKNRLKVLRAERDWSQAELGARLDVSRQAVNAIETGKYDPSLPLAFRIARLFEMPIEEIFDDEFNGGDHG, translated from the coding sequence ATGAAGAACCGGCTGAAGGTGCTGCGCGCCGAGCGTGACTGGAGCCAGGCCGAACTCGGCGCGCGACTGGATGTCTCGCGCCAGGCGGTCAACGCGATCGAGACCGGGAAATATGACCCCTCATTGCCGCTCGCCTTCCGGATCGCGCGGCTGTTCGAAATGCCAATCGAGGAGATTTTCGATGACGAGTTCAACGGAGGCGATCATGGCTGA
- a CDS encoding fasciclin domain-containing protein has translation MKTAFLSSFVAASALILGACGSENVTTESDVTVPADAPMATDGPAANGMNATGTVMVGGAEMLPTRNIVENASESPIHSTLVAAVKAAGLVDTLAGTGPFTVFAPVNTAFEKLPAGTVDTLLKPENKAKLSGILTYHVVSGRMTAADLAKAITDGNGTATLTTVQGEKLTAKMDGTNVVLTGEGGSTAIVTQADVPQSNGVIHVIDGVLMPKA, from the coding sequence ATGAAAACCGCTTTTCTTTCGTCCTTCGTGGCGGCCTCAGCCCTGATCCTCGGCGCCTGCGGATCGGAAAACGTCACCACCGAATCCGACGTCACCGTTCCGGCTGACGCACCGATGGCCACCGACGGCCCCGCGGCCAACGGCATGAATGCAACCGGCACTGTCATGGTCGGCGGCGCGGAAATGCTGCCGACCCGCAACATCGTCGAAAACGCTTCGGAATCGCCGATCCACAGCACGCTCGTCGCTGCAGTCAAGGCTGCAGGCCTGGTCGATACGCTCGCCGGTACCGGACCGTTCACGGTCTTCGCTCCGGTGAACACCGCGTTCGAGAAGCTGCCTGCCGGCACCGTCGACACGCTTCTGAAGCCTGAAAACAAGGCCAAGCTGTCGGGCATCCTGACCTATCACGTGGTGTCGGGCCGCATGACCGCTGCCGATCTTGCCAAGGCGATCACCGATGGCAACGGCACCGCGACGCTGACCACCGTGCAAGGTGAAAAGCTCACCGCCAAGATGGATGGCACCAATGTCGTGCTGACCGGCGAAGGCGGCAGCACCGCGATCGTCACCCAGGCGGATGTCCCGCAGTCGAACGGCGTGATCCACGTCATCGACGGCGTGCTGATGCCCAAGGCCTGA
- a CDS encoding TraB/GumN family protein — protein MTITRTLRTTAATLTLAGVTALGFASQPLLARDQTSVAEVLGAAPTTAPATQDVNPAMWIVRDKDTTIYLFGTVHVLRPGLNWLKDDIKAAFDGSDELVLEVTEPEDPSIMPTILSKMATNPAGTTLRSLLDAPVLAKYESALGTLKIPAASLDGYKPWFAAVTLTTVPLLMQGYDPNSGAEKVLSNAAKAQAKPVGQLETIEQQLGIFNSLATKEQIAFLDVTLDGVPEVTTQIDTMVDAWGKGDLTRLDTLLNEGFESYPGLYDALLTDRNTNWANWIKTRMEQPGTVFIAVGAAHLVGKDSVQAILEKQGITSTRISK, from the coding sequence ATGACCATCACCAGAACACTGCGAACCACCGCCGCCACGCTTACGCTTGCCGGGGTTACCGCGCTCGGCTTTGCCAGCCAGCCGCTGCTGGCGCGCGATCAGACAAGCGTCGCCGAGGTGCTGGGCGCCGCCCCCACCACCGCGCCTGCGACGCAGGACGTGAACCCTGCGATGTGGATCGTGCGCGACAAGGACACCACCATCTATCTGTTCGGCACGGTGCATGTGCTGCGCCCGGGGCTCAACTGGCTGAAGGACGACATCAAGGCCGCTTTCGACGGATCGGACGAGCTGGTGCTTGAAGTCACCGAGCCCGAGGACCCGTCGATCATGCCCACGATCCTGTCGAAGATGGCGACCAACCCGGCCGGTACCACGCTGCGCAGCCTGCTCGATGCCCCGGTGCTCGCCAAATACGAATCCGCGCTGGGCACGCTCAAAATTCCGGCGGCATCGCTCGACGGCTACAAGCCGTGGTTCGCTGCGGTGACGCTGACCACCGTGCCGCTGCTGATGCAGGGCTATGACCCCAACAGCGGTGCCGAAAAGGTGCTGTCCAACGCCGCCAAGGCGCAGGCCAAGCCGGTCGGCCAGCTCGAGACGATCGAGCAGCAGCTGGGCATCTTCAATTCGCTCGCAACCAAGGAGCAGATCGCGTTCCTCGACGTGACGCTCGATGGCGTCCCCGAGGTCACCACCCAGATCGACACGATGGTCGACGCCTGGGGCAAGGGCGATCTGACCCGGCTCGACACGCTGCTCAACGAAGGCTTCGAGAGCTATCCGGGGCTGTACGACGCGCTGCTGACCGACCGGAACACCAACTGGGCGAACTGGATCAAGACGCGGATGGAACAGCCCGGCACCGTGTTCATCGCGGTCGGCGCGGCGCATCTGGTCGGCAAGGACAGCGTGCAGGCGATCCTGGAAAAGCAGGGCATTACCAGTACCCGCATTTCGAAGTAA